The following is a genomic window from Elusimicrobiota bacterium.
ATCATGCCCATATTCAACGCACGCTGAAAACGATCAGCCAGGGCCGCCGTTTTTTAACTCAAGAGCTCGGCCGGCTCGGTTTTGACGTTGTTTCACCGAGCGCCGCCAATTTTTTGTTTGCGCGCATCCCTGCAGGCAATGCCCGCGACCTTTATCGAAGACTCCTGGAGGAAGGAGTCATTATCCGGCCCGTCGGCGAGCCGGGATTGGAAGCGTTCGTGCGCATCACCGTCGGCACGCCTGCTCAGAATAAAATTTTGATCCGGGCGTTGACGAAAGTTTTATCCGTCAAGGCAACGGCGGTTTTAAGCGGATAAAGGACCCTAAGACGGCGGCTGTGTCGACCAAAAAAACAACAACTCAAGCTGGAAATTCATTGGCGACCGTCGTGGCCATCGACGGTCCCGCGGGCGTCGGCAAATCCACGGTCGCGCGTTTGATCGCCAAGAGGCTTGATTTTTTGTTCGTCAACACCGGAGACATGTACCGGGCGTTGACTTGGCGCGCGCTGCGCGACGGCGTCAACATCAGGGATCAGCGCGCCGTTACCCGTTTTTTGAGAAAGCGCATGGATTGGCGTTTTCATGTTCACGACGGAAGTTTGAAAATCCGCTTGGACGGCAAGGAACTGGGCCGCGAACTGCGCAGCGAACGGGTTTCGCGCTTGACTCCTACCGTGGCTCAGATTCCGGCCGTGCGCCTCGTGTTGCGCCGGCTCCAGCGCGAATTGGCCTTGAAGGGCTCGGCCGTGCTCGAGGGCCGGGATACCACCACCCATGTGGCCCCGGAAGCCGGCCTGAGGATTTTTTTGGACGCGCCCGTCGAGGAGCGGGCCAAGAGGCGCTATCATCAGCTCATCGG
Proteins encoded in this region:
- the cmk gene encoding (d)CMP kinase yields the protein MSTKKTTTQAGNSLATVVAIDGPAGVGKSTVARLIAKRLDFLFVNTGDMYRALTWRALRDGVNIRDQRAVTRFLRKRMDWRFHVHDGSLKIRLDGKELGRELRSERVSRLTPTVAQIPAVRLVLRRLQRELALKGSAVLEGRDTTTHVAPEAGLRIFLDAPVEERAKRRYHQLIGDGKRVKLHAIQEAVRIRDLRERKKKIMPRRLSPGTVVLDTTHLTLHDVADKIIELYRHRKQRNAGARRNS